GattgtttataattaattaagggtATGTTGGGTTTGATTATGAGGTTCATGGAAAGTGGCGTTTGTAGGACCCTGTGTACGTGTTTCTGTTGCCCTTGGTATACATGAACCTCGTCTTTTAAGCTTGCTGGGTGACTTTCCTAACAAGataatttgtttctttcttgatcttatatatatttcgaatgtttctttcctttgtaattcaaataatataaatggttctttcatttataatttggaCATGATCTCTGATCTCTCACTGCCGCATTTCTTAACGAGCAATGCTACCTGTCAACAAAGTTGACATTCATGACAGCAACTTTAGAATTTCATTTGCTTAAATGCTAACAACTTATATCATGATATTGAGTTAGACATTGATTAAAGAGATTTTGCATTCATACTTATGATCATTTGAATTCTATGGGCATATACAACAAAACAACGCGGTATGATAATATTCAAAAGAAAGGCAGGCAGGCCGCCTTGATACTTTTGAGGGTCACATCCGGTGATCATGATTTGCCATGTAAATCCATATATTATAGctagaattaattaatgtgaCTAACTACTACTTCTTTCAATTCACTCCATCGTGAGAGCTAATTACAGCCTTAATTATAACCGTTCGGGATTCTATATAATTTGTTCCCATTATCAGGGAATATTGATCATGAGGAGATCATATATATCTGTGTACGTATGTGCATGgaaattagtaattaaatagaagaaatgatatttgcagtacTCATAATGTCCACAAATACcgtattctttttgaaaaaaataaataaatatgagacctacgtgaaaatattatttttttaaaaatagcaATTAACGCATGCTACAAACAGTCATGAATTATACAAGTGTCAcgcacttttttaaaaaaagtttacacattatgaataaaaaatgatatttacaatcgtgaaatATGTAACTACCTcgtaatctttttaaaaaaatttgaataatacgaaatctatatattaaaaattatttttttaataataaactcaattctttctcaaaataactaTACAACATTTACGTATTTCAAGAATATATACAGCATTACTCTTTAATATATACACACCTACCTATCTTTAATTCCTTGTCTGATCTAGAATTAGGTGATTACGGAAAGTACTGCACGTAGGGCGGACTTGGTTTACGGATAAAAGTTTTGGACGAAAAACaacatatcatcatcatcatttctattaatttattaaatgctgcatatatatataatatatataaaaaattattctcatcaattactattAATCACCTCATACCTCAcatcttatctataaaaaatatttaattcatattctataaaaaatactcacacACCCTATATAAAAGATATAGATATGAAATGTGAcagtaaatagtaattaatatttaataaatctcataatatatatatatatatatacgttgaTTATATTTGAGCATGTTAATTAATTCATGAATCCATTATTATTATACGTTAGACTCATGATCTCCCCTTAATTTTGCTGATTGATCTTGTAATCGGAGAATTATTATTCTGGACAAAGCGTCGCCTAAAAATCGAACGATAAACTTAAATTTAATAGTAAGTCAAAATGtcaaggaaaaaatatataatggtTGCAAGCAGAATGCATCATGCATACTTGTCCTGATCAGCAAGATGCCAGCCAAAGGGAGTTAATCAGGTATTTTTGCATCACAAAATTAATACCACTAATTCTTACTATATACCtaccatttattattattattattattatatgtactaattaacattttaaaaaataatatttgtaatcgttGAGTACACAAGTACTAcacattttttttgaaaaaaaatgagtaaataaatacgatacctacattaaatattttatggtgaactctattatttttcaaaatgactaaGCGATATTTGCgtactctacgactgtatgtagcattactcgtgcaaataaatatttatttagcgAGATCTGTTACATATAATCACTTTTACGTACTTCTTACACATTTCACTGATATGATTGgccaaatcaattattttatattaaaattaaataacttaATCAACCAGATTAATAGTGCTCAAAGAGCATATAAAAGTGACTGCACGtgaaatttttgttatttagcATGCAATTATAACCAAATTTAAAGATAGATAGATTAATCCCAAAATCTATTACTTAtctcataattttaaaaatctagaagcatttcatttagaaaaatattatttaaagatttttacaCTACACAACATTCGcgtgacataattttatttttacttaactATCATTCACTTTAAGTAGAATGGtacaataataattatagaCTAATTGTAAGTTTATGGTAATCTCCAAACtaacaaaaaggaaatgaaattagagaagaaaaaaagaaagtaatgtATCCATCCAGTCACCAGTGGACCCAACCAAACCTGCATTTTGAAGGTTCCAACGGCTAAAACaaaaggtttaaaaatataacgtTATGATTATGGCTTAATcagcttattttattttcgcGAGATAATGAATTagaattaaagttaaaaaattgaataaaatattattaaaatatatttttttaatattatttttattttaaaattttaaaaaatttgattttttttttattttagataaaaattaaaaaaaattataataataaaaggaaCTGAATTAAGAAAGAGTTATAAAATGCTAAAGAGGAGCGGCCTCTTtcataaattattcttttaaaaaccaaaaaagtcgtcttcttcatcttctacaGTTCTACTACTATCCGTTACGGTATTTCTTactttttcttctcaaacaatttcaaatttcaaactctcTACCATTAATTCTTAAGGCGGAGCTCTTTCTCCCTAAACCCACAAcccaaacctctctctctctctctcgtcttgcAGGAGATCAAATTCTTACTTCCCCCAAACATTTCTGGGAAACACTTTGTTGCTATCTAACGCACATCCGTTCTGTTTTCTCAAATGGGTGCCTCAGTAAAATGGATAAAATCACTAATCGCTTCAAAGAAGCCCAACACAACCACCAACTACGTGAGCCGAAACATCTCCAACCACACCTCGCacttttttgtttctgcttctcatgtttcctttgttttcattgtttCCCTTAATGTTGTTTTcgttgttttgtttctttaggAAAAGGCCGGGGATAAGACCAAGAAGAAATGGAGGCTATGGAGGAGTTCGTCAGAGGGCATGAAGAGAGGCCACGCGGTGGCATCCCAGGCGTCCGATTCTTCCTCTCATTCTTTCAGCGCTGCAATTGCTACTCTGGTGAGAGCTCCGCCCAAAGATTTCATGGTGATCAGGCGAGAACGGGCTGCCATTCAGATCCAAACCGTGTTTCGGGGATTCTTGGTAAATGCCTGCTATTTTCTTGTCTTGAAGATTCTTTAGCTTACTCAGACCAcgtaaagaaaaaaacaaaacataaacaaaaaacaaaatagagtctgtggtttcatatatatttacttgGTTCTTGGTTCTCGAAAGCAACGTTTAAAGTTGTAGATCGTAAATTTAAGGtctttatggttttatttgtttgaatctTAGTTAAGTAATTAGTATCTGAGGCTCTGAGCTCAAAAGCCTCAGAAACACAAAATTTCAGAACCAGCTTTTCGTACTCTTATATCATACATTGAACTCTGTCTCCGGTAAATTGgtctctttttttctattttcattacTCTTAGCTACTGATGTAGTTCCTAAAGCTAAAGATTTCGAACGCTGATGTTTTTTAAGCCACTTTGATTTTTAGTTTTGTGTTGTTCATGGATAAACTTGAGCTGAAACAGCCTCAAAAACCTCCAAATTATATCACAGATGGATAATTCCTTCAACTTAGTTTTCTATGAGATATATCCTTAAGCCAAATATTGTAAAGTTCAATACTCTTTCACAAGTTTTCAAAACTCTGTTCGTTAAAGACAAGTTTTATGTCTCCTATCTATAACTTGGGTAAAGATCCAGATTTCAGTAAAACAATACATGAATATGGAAAATGCTCTCGTGTGTCTGTCAGCGAGAGAACATgcctttatttatatttgtccATAAAACAGAGTGTACAAGTATGGAAACAATCTGTCCTAGAGTAATAAATTCACAACGGCTAATTTACATCAGAGTAATATATCAGAGTAATATATTGAGGCATTACACAAGGAAAGCTTCCTAACTGGTATTGCAGATCCCGTAAGACTTGATGCAAATTGATTCAGTCAACATTAGTGCAGATTGCGCAGAGTATGGTGCAGATTGATTTAGTCTTTGCTGTCAACATGATTCTCGGCTATTTCCTTTACACTGTCAACATGATTCTCGGCTATTTCCTTTACACTGTCAACGTGATTCTCGGCTATTTCCTTTACATTCAGGGACTACGGCATCTAAGTTTATGTGCTTATCTATAGAATTGAGCTCATGTAACTTAAGAATTCAAAATCAATTCATCTTACCTGGCAAGAACTTTGAATTACATTGTCGGGAAGTGGAATTGAGTTAATCGTACTAGAAGTTCTCTGTAGTTTTTAATAAGGTTGAGTTTTTTTGatccacatcatttttttaactaagTACTAAGTAGTAATACTCTTAGCAATGCACAGGGTCAACGTGTTCTTTCTTgaagtgttttttctttttcttttgtttgctttgTTACTCTTTAGGAAAATTGTAGACTTTCACCGGTCGGTGATGAAAGCTAATAGAGATAAAACAATTtgagtttgttttaaaattatctgtTGCACCTGAAACAATGTGATCATCTTCAAACATAGGTAAAATGATAATGTTTTTGCTAATGGAGTTAGGTATTTATTTCActcttcaaaacaaaagaagaggACATCCATATCTGAGTTACTCTATCCTCAATTTCCTCTGTAGTCTAGGCAGCCAAGCGTAGACTCAGATTATTAGTCCATCAGCAAGTATCAACCCTGTGGGAAGTTTCACTTTGGAAACTGCCTCGGCAATTTTTTTTTGCGAGCCGGGGTGTCTTCGCCaatgttttcttccttttcttgtttttgtttttgccaTATTCCTTAAAAAGAATGCAGTGACGTGCTCTAATATTCATCTTTTATGCTTATGAATTACTGTTTATGCATTTCTATTCAGTGTTCTTAATGACATGTTGCAGGCAAGACAAGCTTTGAGGGCATTGAAAGCAGTGGTGAGGCTTCAAGCTATATTCCGTGGTCGGCAAGTTCGGAAACAAGCTGCTGTTACACTGAGTTGCATGCAAGCTCTTGTTCGAGTTCAAGCTCGTATAAGGGCACAGTGTGTGAGGGTGTCCCCAGAAGGGCTAGCTGTGCCCCTTGCTGATCCTGTGAAGCAAGCAGAGGTATTAATGTCAAAACATCTTCACATCTCAACATTTTATGTATTCCCAAGGGTGGGTCTGAAGGGCCTTGCCTTGGTGAGATTCCATGtcatcaaataaataatgaaaataccATTTAATGTATATGCAATGCTAACTCTGTCATCAATGTTGTTTTTTCTGATAATTCTCAGCAAGGATGGTGTGCTAGTCCAGGAACCATTGATGAAGTTAGAGCAAAGCTGCAAATGAGGCAAGAAGGTGCTGTGAAGAGGGGGAGAGCAATTGCATACGCGCGCTCTCAACAGGTATGAAATTGAGAGGACCCAATAGACAGTTTTTCCTTTAGTAAGATAGTCAGCGGACTGGATATATGGCCTAGTTAAAGCTGCCTGAATATATGCAGATAAGTTGGGATTTACACTTCATTTGTTTCAGTATGTTGAACAGATTATCTTTAGTATGTTGAATTTCTTGTTTTCAGCAATCAAGATTGACTGCAACTCCAAATTCAATAAGCAGCAAACCAGTGACTTCTCTCAAGCATCATAGACTTGATAAGAACAACTCGGGATGGTGCTGGATAGAAAGCTGGATGGCAGCCAAACCCTGGGAAAGCAGATTGATGGAAGAAAATCATACTGACCCCCCAGAAAAGACTCCATTGTCTAGGAAAAGCCAAGATCAACTTCTCAATTTTCATTCCTATTCTCCAGATCATGATTCAGTGAAAGCCATAAGGTACAATGGCACAACCCGGATTTCAGCTAAACCACTTGCAGCTGGTCAAATTAGTTCCTCATCTTCTGCCCCAAGTTCTGAATCTCTTTATGATGAGAGCTGTGCATCAACTTCATCTGCGTCTGCATCTCCAACTCTAGCATCTAGTAACACTCTCGTGATGGAAACGCTTGAAGAAAGGAATATCCACGCACCTAGCTACATGTATCTCACAGAGTCAACTAAAGCTAAGCAGAGAGCTTACAAATATCTTTCTCACAGCATGCAGAGGCATTTTATGGAGGATTTTATGTTCCATAGTAAACCAATGGTAGTTTCTAATGGAGATACAAGGAGCAGTGCGGGTTCTAATTGTTCAGTTAATTTGAGCAGAGATGTGTACCCTACTTCAATGCAAAATAATCCATTAGGTACACATGGGCGGGTAAGATATCAGCAATACTAATTAAGACTTGTTGTCATAGGGACTAAGAGAGGCTTAGCCAAACTTCAATGTCCAAGCTCCTTGAGTTCAACAGCTTGTTGCGCCATATGATTCTGAAGCTAGCTGTTCAAGTACTAAGAGACACATCAATGGACCAGATTTACCCAACAATCTAAAGGGGAACTGGTTTGTATATGAACACCGGAAGTAGATCAGATACTATGAGCAACTGTGTTCATAGAATTGAAGCACGCCCCTATAGTATTTTCGAATTTTTCTCCGTAAAGATTGAATGACATTGTCTTGTCTAGGACTTCACATACaaggtttgtttgtttgtttgttgtatGTAAAATGTGGCGTGTATATAAATGATGCTAGCTAATTGAGATGTATGCATTCGAATGAACAAATAGAAATTTCAGGGGAAATAGCACTTGTATGGATGTTGCTACTTAGAGTATGGATATTAGAGTGACTGCGTTCGTGGAATTTGTCATGGCTATGAATCTTCAGAATATAGTCTCTGTTAGCTGgttttaatgaatattaaagaGTGCTGCAGTCTTGAGCTTGAAGTTGTTCTAGATTTATTATGGTTACTCTGGcctttgttttggaaaatgctGCTTCAAATGGGCTTTCCCCCCTACATCCATGCTTGAGTTGGGCTTCGAGGCTCAAGTTGTACGTTTATTAAAAGATACCGATAAACAGGAAAACCAAACCAAGAAGATTATGGCAAGAGACATTGGATTCTCGCTTTTGAATTATAGTAATATCCATTGCTCACACTCTTATATTCAAACGAAAACAAGATATATTCAAGGACGAGGAAGTAGTTGGTGGTAAGAAATGGCACAAATATCAAAGAAGTATTGGGTTATGATATTTAATCCAAGTATTTCCCAGATATTATTATATGACAGCAAACAGATCAATTAGTAATTACAATAGAGGTTTGATTTTTCCCCCAATTTCAGAACATGATCACCCAGAAATCAACAAAGTAAACAAATCTCGATCCATATGGAATAAGTAGACTGACTAATGTTGTTCTTTCTAACAATTAGCAATTAATTAAACCTCTATCTGGCCGTGGCTGTAAGtttttctagctagctagctagctaactctaccataatattaatatgtatggTATTTAATTGGCAATTAGGACGACGTACGGATGAAtgaataacatatataatattcccAGTACCCCACAAAAAGATATACTCTTATCGACCAGTCTCCCGCTATCAATGGAATAAATTAACTTTGAGTTCTTGCTCTGGAATTTGCTCCGAAACTcggttgaaatttgaaaaaagagatGTTAACGCtcaaattttgatgcagatatGATGATTGTGTGTGAAGTTATTTCAGGAGCAGTACTTCAATGTTTGAGATTAGAATCAAACCTTTTCAATCATGCAAGGAGCGCAAGGATCAATGTTTTGTGAAACATTCTTAACCCCACTTAAGAAACAAAATTGAGTGGCGTCCAATAACAACTAACAAGGGTTCCTCAAATAGACTGGAATTTGAGATGGGGTTGGAGGAGATGATATGCAGCATCTTAAAGGGTCCCAGCAGCATTCATTAACTATAGCTGAAAGGACCACTTATGTCAACATCATCGTCCTTTACTATTGTGCGAATCACTTAATCATTCCATCTTTAAGAAACCAGAAGAGAAAATCGACCAGAAAATAATAACACTTGGGAAAATATGTATCTTCAAATGTAGACAACAGTAAAGTGAACTGGTGTTTCATTTGTCGGTTTCAAAAATGAGAGACACATGCAGATACATACACACATGATAAACCCACACAGTGATAGACGTTTGAGACGATCGATCATGCAGATTAATATTTGCAGATCAGTTAAAGTTTGACTTTTTATCTACGCGGCAAGATAGATATATGCCCCACGTACGTACTCGTGATAGGACATCATGATGATCAAAGACTACTCAAGCAGCCTTACACGTGGGGTGGCGGGAGGAGTATTGTATATTGCAGCACCAACAAAGGCAAGAGATCAGGATGTATGCCACCAAAagcagtaaaaataaaataaaataaaaataataaaaattgttgGATGTGAATGTTGATGGGGGATCCTCATGAagtgaatgaaagaaaaaggaaaacgggATGATGCTTTCTTCAACTTAGAGTAAATATGTAAACTTTCTTTCATTGGGGGGTTGCCATGAAGATAAGGAAGGCAGTGTGGGGTCCTATTTCCAGGATGATATATGCCTATTTCCTTCATGTATattgcttttttatttcttaatttgtgGGTCAcacatgaatttaattaattagtacttttGTTTGCGCGTGGCTTTATTTGAGTAAATAAGTTTCAtgtttttctactttttcttcgttcccattatttgaatttggaccaatatttgaatttgttctcttaatatatataaatatcaattgATCACTGTGAATTATAATGATCGATTCATGCAtgaataactcaattatttgtttattttgatgatCTCCTATTTAGTTGTGTCATTCAATTAAAAGATCAGGTTTTATTGTAGTGCTTGGTCAACTTGAAAAGAGAATTAACATgcagtccatttttttttttttcctcgctGATGTGAATGACATGCACTGATCATCATATACAAGCTTTGCGAGTTAGGTAGAAGAATCTTGTTACTTTTCATGTGCAAGCTAGCACTCTTacccaaaacaattttttttttttttttaaaaaaaaaaaagttcctgTAAGCATATATGCAGTACAGATCATCTTATATGTAACTTAGTTATAAGCATTAATCCTCGAGTCATtatacaattataaataaacCTGGCCTTTAAAATAGTACTTAAAGTTTGAAGATCATGAGTTTAAGTGTGACCACGAGGCGTATCATGTctaaatttattcaaaaattttatgtacagtcatttttatgtattttttgagTACTCTACTAATGTGATTAGTTGTGTCacttctttttaatataaaataagtgatttgaccaatcacatcaataaaatgcataaaaaatatgtaaaaataaataaaaattacatcaattttaTTTACCAAGGAAGAACAAAGCAGCTGAGGGTAGaggaaacaaaattcaaaaagaaagagagaaagaaagggacCCTTGAAAAATTCATGACTGAAAATGACTCATACCAAAATCAATCGTCTTCGAGAAaagacaaatatataaaataacatggCTATTCTATAATGTACTTATTTTGATTCCACATTAATGAGTTGGGTCGGGAggggtgaaaaagaaaacaaaaatcgcATGCATCTTTTCATGTCCTTTGATCGCTCAACAAATAAAGCAAAAGAGACACTGGTGCCATTAATTGTTGCATGTGCAACAATAAATCAGGAATCTTGTTTGGTTCTATTTCTTCCATCATAAGCATTCCAAActcttactttttctttcagAAGCAACAAATAAGATGAAGTCATAGATTCTTGGCTGCAGCCCTGTTCCATCTTCCACCACAAGATCAAATTAAAGCAGCATTGCTTTAATTAGCTACATCATGcttatttcaatttgaaactGATTTTGCTAGCTGGAGACTATAATTCTATGATCTATCAatcacaactctctctctctctctctctctctcatgattCCAGTTTGGAACATTAATTAATGATACGGCCTGTCCTGCGATtgatcacatgaaaaaaaaatgatatttataattttagaatatatatatatataaatcttgtctatttgtttttggaaaaaatgataaatttgaaactcactcacagaaaaatattatattttagtaatgaatcccatttttttttaaaaaaaaaaattacgtaaaAATTACATGTtctaaaaagtatttaaaattatatttgatattACTCGTCGATGAGATATATGATCTCATAAAGTGAATGTAATAGTGATCATCTTATCAAGTCTGGCTAATGGCTAGCTAGGATCGATCAACTTCAGCTAGATAGCAATAGTTATAAGATCTATAGATCCGTCGTCGATGAAGCTTTcgaatttattaattaattagcatataaTTATAAGATGCATGCAgctaggtagctagctagcatgcatgatTGCAGAAAAGAATCCTACTTTTGATTATCGTAAATATTCACCAACCACAAGATCGATCGAGCGAGCAGCCAATCAACTCGGAGATtagacaaaaaacaaaattaattagagTGCTAAGTTCAAGGGGAACCTTCAACAGAATGTGAAGGCATACTTTTTCGGGATTCTTTTCATcgttttaaattattatacGTAGGTCCATGCATAAACAGAATAGCAGCTTTGctctaaatttctaaatattctCCCCCCCTGTCCCCTCATTGATTACTACCTTTTGATTGACtgctttaatttataaaagtctatatatataatataatatataaaatgctGTGGCCAAACATGTTTAAAATGCCCTTAATTAgctagtaattaattaattaattaattagggaTTGTGATTATCATGATTAATTAAAATctcttttagaaaattataatactttGAAAACAGTACAAATGATTCTTTAATTGACCCAATTAGACCCACAAATTCTTGATTGCTATCAACGTACAGTACTGtgtcaaagaaaacaaaaaaaaaaaaaaaagagactttCATGATCAATTACAATTACAAATTCTTAATTGTAATTGATCGATCATAGACTTTCATGATCTTGAATCCTTGATCATCATGTATTGACTCATTCGTACTcatgaactatatataaaactagCGTGCTTTTTAATTAAGAAgccatataaaataaagattaaaaaaataaaaataaaaattaaggttCCAATATGCAGATATTTGTGGTTAAAAACGACGGTCGTCCATTTGTAGTAGCTAGGTTTTAAGATATATAGCTGTCGTCGCGATAGCTTGCTAATTCAATTGTTGACAAATATAATAAGCCGTTGGTTGGTTTCGACCTCTCCACATGAGGTGACTAGCTAGCTAAAGGCTTGGCTTGTGTTATGTACTAGATCGAGTGTACATGCTGATAACATAAACAATGAATAATTAATGCAT
Above is a genomic segment from Juglans microcarpa x Juglans regia isolate MS1-56 chromosome 1D, Jm3101_v1.0, whole genome shotgun sequence containing:
- the LOC121259725 gene encoding protein IQ-DOMAIN 1-like, whose protein sequence is MGASVKWIKSLIASKKPNTTTNYEKAGDKTKKKWRLWRSSSEGMKRGHAVASQASDSSSHSFSAAIATLVRAPPKDFMVIRRERAAIQIQTVFRGFLARQALRALKAVVRLQAIFRGRQVRKQAAVTLSCMQALVRVQARIRAQCVRVSPEGLAVPLADPVKQAEQGWCASPGTIDEVRAKLQMRQEGAVKRGRAIAYARSQQQSRLTATPNSISSKPVTSLKHHRLDKNNSGWCWIESWMAAKPWESRLMEENHTDPPEKTPLSRKSQDQLLNFHSYSPDHDSVKAIRYNGTTRISAKPLAAGQISSSSSAPSSESLYDESCASTSSASASPTLASSNTLVMETLEERNIHAPSYMYLTESTKAKQRAYKYLSHSMQRHFMEDFMFHSKPMVVSNGDTRSSAGSNCSVNLSRDVYPTSMQNNPLGTHGRVRYQQY